GGAAAATCAAAAATCGGTTGCGGCTTTATTTTCAGGCGATGGGGTTCCTGAACAGTCGATTCGCTTGCGGATCATTGCCAACAGCGATGCTCCTCAAGATCAAATTTTAAAAAGAAAGATTCGCGACAACATCAATAACTACCTTGCCGATCAAGTGGAAGAGCTAGATTCACTAGAGCAGGCGAGACAAAAGATGCATGCAGAGCTTCCCGCGTTGGAAGAAATCGTGGAACAAACGGTGGCTGACAGCGGGTTCACATATGAGAGTAACGTAGAATTAGGCGTCGTTCCTTTTCCGACAAAAATGTACGGACAATACGTTTATCCGGCTGGCGATTATGAAGCGTTGCGGGTGACGGTTGGTGAAGGGCGCGGTCAAAATTGGTGGTGTGTGTTGTTCCCGCCGTTATGCTTTGTGGATATTACGACAGGCGATGCCGTCAAAAAGGACGAGCAGGGGAACCACGAGTTAGCAGACGGGGGCGATGGCGCGCCGCAAGTTCAGGTTAAGTTTTTCTTGTTTGAAATCTTCCAAAAACTATGGAAAAGCATTTTCGGCTAATCTAAAAAGATTGACAGAATGAAAAGAGCCCATGTATCATATCATTAACTAACCTTATATAGTGGAAATAAAATTGAAATCGATTTTCTTATTCGGAGCAGGTGGAGGGACTGGCCCTATGAAACCCGGCAACCCGTTAGGACCAATAACAATTCCTAAAGAGGGTGCTAATTCCTGCAGGTGGCGATCCGATCATCTGAGAAATAAGGAGGAACTCAGTATAACGAGATAGAGATGGATGACGAGAGACCTTCTACCTTTTTTTGCAAAGCGTAGAAGGTCTATTTATTTGGAAGATGGCAGAGGGGGAGCGAGAACGTGAAGGATCATCTGTTACAGTATATACAGAAAAACATACTCATTGGAGACGGAGCGATGGGAACGTTGCTTCATGGTTATGGCGTGCCTGTTGGCGCGTGCGGGGAAGAGTGGAATTTGACCCGCCCGGATTTAATTCGAGAAATTCACGCGAGTTATCTTGCGGCCGGCGCTACTTTAATAGAAACAAATACGTACGGAGCGAACCGTGAAACGTTATCAAAGTACGGGTTAGAGGATCAAGTTGAGGCCATTAATCGGGCCGCGGTCCAGTTGGCAAGAGAAGCGATTGGCGATGAAGCGTACATTGTTGGCGCGGTCGGCGGCATTTTAGGCGGCAGAAAAACCAATTTTGATCGCGAAAAACTACAGTATGCCTACGATGAACAAATCAATAGTTTGCTAAAGGAATCGTTGGATGGAATCATGCTTGAAACGTTTTGCAACGTGGAAGAAGCGATCATCGCGATCGAAGCGATTAAGCGGGTAAGCTCGATTCCCGTCCTCTGCCAACTATCGGTCCAGGACCTGACTCGCACATTGGATGGTTATCCGTTAGATGAAGCTTTTGGTCGACTTTTGGAGGCGGGAGCGAGTGTCGTTGGGCTAAACTGTTACAATGGACCCGCGAACCTAATCCGTTCTTTTGAAAAGTTGAACTTACCTGAAGGGACCTTATTATCGGCTTATCCCAACGCGGGTTTGCCCGCCTATGTGGACGGAAAATACGAATATGAGTCTTCGCCTGAATATTTTGCGGAAAGCGCTGAAAAATTGGTTGAACTGGGTATCCGCATTATCGGCGGGTGTTGCGGGACAACGCCTGAGCATATCTCCGCTGTCGCCAAACGCCTAAAAGGAAAAGAGCCGCAACGGGTGCAAGTGAACGAACGAGCGTTGCGACCGGATCGTGTTGTGATTCCGTATCCAGAGATCAGTTCTGAAAAAACGATCCCGCAATTGGCTCGCGAACGAACGACGGTGATTGTCGAGTTGGATCCGCCGCGGGAATTGGACTTCGAACCGTTTTTAGATGGAGCGGCTGCCTTAAAAGAAGCAGGGGTCGATGCGATCACGATGGCGGATAATTCACTAGCGATGACGCGGATGAGCAACATGGCGCTAGGGGCGATCGTCAAAGAAAAAATTGGCGTCCGTCCACTCGTTCACATGACTTGCCGTGACCGTAATTCAATCGGCCAGCAATCCCACCTGATGGGACTGCACGCGTTAGGGATTGACCATCTCTTAGCGATTACGGGAGACCCGACGCGGTGCGGCGATTTACCGGGGGCTTCCTCAGTGTACGATATGACCTCATTTGAATTGATTCGGATGATCAAACAGCTTAATGAAGGAATCGGCTTCTCCGGTAGAGAGTTGAAAAAGCGTTCGACCTTTACTGTCGCAACCGCTTTTAATCCAAACACGCGTCATTTGCATAAAGCAGTGGAACGATTGGAGAAGAAGCTCGAGGCAGGGGCGGATTACATCATGAGCCAACCGCTGTATGATCACGACCAGTTTGCGCAAGTAGCGGAAGCGACCGCTCATTTAGACGCGCCGATGTTTGTCGGGATCATGCCGTTGACAGGTCATCGCAATGCCGAATTTTTGCACAATGAAGTGCCGGGCATTCAGTTGTCTGATGAAGTGCGATCCCGCATGGCCAAGTTTGAAGGGGATGACGCCCGCAAACAAGGAGTCGAAATCGCCCTCGAACTGTTGGAAACCGCGCAACGTTATTTTAACGGAATCTATTTGATCACACCGTTCATGCGTTATGAAATGACCGTCGAGCTGGCTCTGCAAGCGAAAAAAGGGGTAAAAGAAGATCACCTCGCTCGAAACTAGCATTTTACCGTTGTCTTTTTTGGCATAACTATCATTCTAGAACATATAAATCATAGAAAAGCTAGAATGAGGGGGACGAGTAACGTGCTAAATAACAATAGTGTGGTACGGATGGCAACGAAACAAGATGTGTCGGCGATAGTGAAACTTTTAGAACAGGGTAAACTAAACGCAACAGGAATTGAGCAACATATTGAAAACTTTTTAGTTGTGGAACAAACGGAGCCGCGACGGATTATCGGAACAGCCGGCTTAGAAATAAGCGATGAAAAACGCGGATTGCTCCGTTCACTGGCGCTCGATTCGACCTACCTCGAAGCAAACGCATTAATGGAGTTGGTGAGAATTTTGTTAGCATTTGCTGTACAAAAAGGGGTACAAGAAATTTATTTGCTAACACCCTCCACTTCTTTTTTCGAGTTTTTCGGATTTGAGGCGATTGAACACACGGATACGCCCGCCTCGATCCAACAATCGGCCCATTTTCGACAAGCAAAAACAGACTTATCCACGGTGATGGTCTATCAAACACGAAAAAAGTAACATTTTGTTGAGGAAAAGTTATGAACAAGTTATCCACAGAGTGTTGATAACTTGTTTGTTTATCTACAGGTAAAGAAGTAAATACGTATTTAAAAAGGATTTTGATGGATTATGATCAGTTATCAAACGAAAGTATGGCATGTGGATAATGTTGTGGAGGAACAAAAATATTATCCACAACTCGATGAGGCGTCCGCTTTATTGCGCGCAGGTGAGGCGATCGCTTTTCCGACGGAAACAGTCTATGGATTGGGGGCTAACGCGCTTTCCTCAGCGGCGGTCAAACGCATTTTTGAAGCAAAAGGGCGTCCAAGTGACAACCCGTTAATTGTCCACATTGCCGATCAGCAAGCTGTTCACCAATTGGTCCGCTCGATTCCTGAAAAAGCGCAGCGGTTGATGGACGCTTTTTGGCCGGGTCCATTGACGTTGATCTTCCCTAAAAAAGAAGGGATTGCCGCGGAGGTGACAGCGGGTTTAGATTCGGTTGGGATTCGGATGCCTGATCATCCTCTCGCGCTTGCGTTGATTCGAGCAACGGGTTTGCCGTTGGCTGCTCCAAGCGCTAACCGATCGGGACGACCGAGTCCGACGACCGCGGCGCATGTCGAGGAAGATTTGCAAGGCAAAATCGCGGGGATCGTCGATGGCGGCGCAACAGGCGTTGGCGTGGAATCAACTGTGCTAGATGTGACGCTCGATCCTCCGATGATTCTGCGACCTGGCGGCGTGACAAAGGAAGCGCTCGAGCGTGTGGTTGGAAAAGTTGCGGTAGACCCCGCGGTGACGATGCAAGCAGATGAGCAGCCTCGGGCGCCAGGGATGAAGTATCAGCATTATGCCCCGCAAGCGGAGATGTGGACCGTTGACGCCCCGTCAGTCGAGGCGCAAACGGCGCTCATTCGCGAACGGATTGGACAAGCCCGTCGCTCGCTTGGAGACGAAAGCCAAGAGGGCAGTCATCGTGAATTGAAGATAGGTGTGCTCGCGACGACAGAAACGCAAGCCGAATACGCGGGAATCGCTGATTATGTCGCTGTATGCGGTTCGCGGCATGACCTGGCGAGTGTCGCTCGCGGCTTGTATGACGCGTTGCGCAGCTTTGATCAGCAGCAAGTCGAATTCATTTTAGCTGAATCGTTTCCAACGACAGGAGTTGGGGCCGCGATCATGAACCGTTTGAACAAAGCCGCTGGCAATCAAGTCATCCGAGCCTGATGTCATGATTCTAAACCTGTCCGCATATCCTTGGGTAGACAAGAGGATGTGGGGAGGGAATCGTTGTGGAGTGGGACATCGTCCAGTGGGGTCAATTCTATACGGTTTTGATGATTGGATTGGCGCTTGGCATGGATGCCTTTTCAATGGGACTCGGAATGGGCATCATGGGAATTCGACTGAAAACCATTGCAAAAATCAGTTTAATCATTGGATTTTTCCATATTTTAATGCCGTTGCTTGGCATCGCCGGCGGCATTTTCCTTTCAACTTTTATCGGCGATATTGCCACGTTAATCGGAGGGGTATTTCTCTGTTTTTTGGGAGCCAATATGCTGTGGGGATCATTTTTTAGAGCGGAGCAAGAGAGTCAAATTTTTCAAACGGGCGGATTCGGATTAATTATATTTGCTCTTATTGTAAGCTTAGACGCTTTGTCTGTCGGCTTCTCGTTTGGATTGTTTGACGTCGATATGACGTTAGCTGTACTCGTGTTCGGAGCGATGGGAATGATCATGGCGGCAGCGGGACTATTACTCGGAAAAAAACTCGGTGACCGCATTAGTAGTCATTACGGCGAAGCGATGGGTGGAGCGATCTTGCTTGCGTTCGGCCTAAAGTTTTTGTTGTAGGGCGGCGGGCGAGGGATGGCGATGGAATTATTGACGCTCAGTCTTTCGGTCGGGTTTATGACGACGTTTGGCGTAATGTTGGGCTTAAATTATGGACAGCCTAGTCGAAGGGCGCTCGCCTTTTATTTAGGCTTGGCCACGGGGATCATGAGTTTGATCATCGTGATGGACCTGCTGCCCGCCGCCTTTGGGCAAGGTCCAATCGAGGCAGTCGGGATCGGACTTGGTTGTGGACTATTGATGATGCTCATTCTTTACGAAGGATTGCATCGCCGTCTGCATAATCGGCCCGTCAATGTGTTCGATCAAGAATCCAATTATTTGCGAATGGGATTATCGATTTGCGTGGCTATGATTGTCCATCATATTCCAGAAGGGATTGCGATTGGAGCTGGTTATGAAACACATCATCAGCTCGGCGTGATCATCGCCCTGTCGATTGCTTTGCATAATATTCCAGAAGGTATTGGAATGGCGATACCTTTGCGGATGGCGGGCATGCGGAGGCGGACGATTCTGTTGGTTTCATTGATCATTAGCTCGTGCATCCCATTCGGGGCTTATTTGGGAAAGTATTTGTTTGTCCAGTCCGTATTTATGGTGAGCTTTGGAATGGCGTTTGCCGCAGGATCGATGGGATTTATTGTGTGGAAGGAGCTCGCTCCTGTTTCATTGAAGCATCATCGCTTGTTCGCCCTGTTGGGAATGGCGTTCAGTCTTGTCCTAATTTTTTTGATTCAAATATTGAGGTGAATGGCAGATGAAGATTTTATTTGTATGCACAGGGAACACGTGTCGCAGTCCGATGGCAGAAGGGCTTTTAAAGCAAATGGTTCAGACGGAGCAAATAAAGATCGAAGTTCAGTCAGCGGGAATTGCAACGTTTGTGGGGGCGCCGTTGGCTGATCATACGGATACGATTTTAAAAGAACGAGGCTTTACGCTTGAACACCAATCGCAACCCGTTACGGACGAGTTGTTGCGTTGGGCGGATTTGATTTTGACGATGACAGGCGGTCATAAAAATGCAATTGGGCAACGTCATCCGCATGCATTGGATAAAGTGTTTACCCTGAAGGAGTACATTGGAGCCAGCGGCAATCAGGATATTGTTGATCCATACGGGGGGCCGCTAGAAGCGTATCGGGCTACAGAACAGGAATTGGTTGAAACGTTGCGTCACGTTTTGCGCAAACTGGCGGAAAATTAATCGGGTGTCGTTGTTGGCGGGGCGTTTAGCGTTCACGCCCACAACATTGTTTAGTAAAAGGGAGCGCGCCTTGACTGACTCAATCGCCTCCCATCACTCGCCCACAACATTCGTTAGTAAAAGTCAATACACATCAGGTAGGCGCCTCGCTTACCCACAACACCCGTTAGTAAAAGGGGCCCCCGCGTGATCAGATCAACCCGCGCCGCAGTCGGAGTCAATTGGAGCAGTGGAACAAACAGAAGGCGCATTCAAAAAAATCAAGCGGTGGGATTAACTGGGGAGTTATGTTAGAATAAAACGTAGATGTAGTTATTAACACTTTTTATAATAAACGGAGGGAATCCCCTTGAAGATCATACTTGGCGCCGATCATGGCGGATATCAACTAAAAGAGGAGATCAAGCAGTTGCTCGATTCACTTGGCATCGTGTATGAAGATGTCGGTTGTGACTGCGAGCAATCGGTTGATTACCCTGATTACGCGTTACCTGTTGCTCAGCGGGTTGCATCGGGCGAATTTGAACGAGGCATTCTTGTTTGCGGGACAGGCATTGGGATGTCGATTGCCGCAAACAAAGTAAAGGGTGTTCGTTGCGCCTTAACACACGATCTTTTTTCCGCAAAAGCGACGCGTGAGC
This genomic window from Ammoniphilus oxalaticus contains:
- a CDS encoding GNAT family N-acetyltransferase; translation: MLNNNSVVRMATKQDVSAIVKLLEQGKLNATGIEQHIENFLVVEQTEPRRIIGTAGLEISDEKRGLLRSLALDSTYLEANALMELVRILLAFAVQKGVQEIYLLTPSTSFFEFFGFEAIEHTDTPASIQQSAHFRQAKTDLSTVMVYQTRKK
- a CDS encoding L-threonylcarbamoyladenylate synthase, with the protein product MISYQTKVWHVDNVVEEQKYYPQLDEASALLRAGEAIAFPTETVYGLGANALSSAAVKRIFEAKGRPSDNPLIVHIADQQAVHQLVRSIPEKAQRLMDAFWPGPLTLIFPKKEGIAAEVTAGLDSVGIRMPDHPLALALIRATGLPLAAPSANRSGRPSPTTAAHVEEDLQGKIAGIVDGGATGVGVESTVLDVTLDPPMILRPGGVTKEALERVVGKVAVDPAVTMQADEQPRAPGMKYQHYAPQAEMWTVDAPSVEAQTALIRERIGQARRSLGDESQEGSHRELKIGVLATTETQAEYAGIADYVAVCGSRHDLASVARGLYDALRSFDQQQVEFILAESFPTTGVGAAIMNRLNKAAGNQVIRA
- a CDS encoding low molecular weight protein arginine phosphatase — translated: MKILFVCTGNTCRSPMAEGLLKQMVQTEQIKIEVQSAGIATFVGAPLADHTDTILKERGFTLEHQSQPVTDELLRWADLILTMTGGHKNAIGQRHPHALDKVFTLKEYIGASGNQDIVDPYGGPLEAYRATEQELVETLRHVLRKLAEN
- the rpiB gene encoding ribose 5-phosphate isomerase B, giving the protein MKIILGADHGGYQLKEEIKQLLDSLGIVYEDVGCDCEQSVDYPDYALPVAQRVASGEFERGILVCGTGIGMSIAANKVKGVRCALTHDLFSAKATREHNDSNVLALGARVIGPGLALEIVKVWLGAEFEGGRHAGRVEKIAQIEGSDV
- the spoIIR gene encoding stage II sporulation protein R — protein: MRKVSLVLFSVMILVMSWENQKSVAALFSGDGVPEQSIRLRIIANSDAPQDQILKRKIRDNINNYLADQVEELDSLEQARQKMHAELPALEEIVEQTVADSGFTYESNVELGVVPFPTKMYGQYVYPAGDYEALRVTVGEGRGQNWWCVLFPPLCFVDITTGDAVKKDEQGNHELADGGDGAPQVQVKFFLFEIFQKLWKSIFG
- a CDS encoding ZIP family metal transporter, with the translated sequence MAMELLTLSLSVGFMTTFGVMLGLNYGQPSRRALAFYLGLATGIMSLIIVMDLLPAAFGQGPIEAVGIGLGCGLLMMLILYEGLHRRLHNRPVNVFDQESNYLRMGLSICVAMIVHHIPEGIAIGAGYETHHQLGVIIALSIALHNIPEGIGMAIPLRMAGMRRRTILLVSLIISSCIPFGAYLGKYLFVQSVFMVSFGMAFAAGSMGFIVWKELAPVSLKHHRLFALLGMAFSLVLIFLIQILR
- a CDS encoding manganese efflux pump MntP family protein; translated protein: MEWDIVQWGQFYTVLMIGLALGMDAFSMGLGMGIMGIRLKTIAKISLIIGFFHILMPLLGIAGGIFLSTFIGDIATLIGGVFLCFLGANMLWGSFFRAEQESQIFQTGGFGLIIFALIVSLDALSVGFSFGLFDVDMTLAVLVFGAMGMIMAAAGLLLGKKLGDRISSHYGEAMGGAILLAFGLKFLL
- a CDS encoding bifunctional homocysteine S-methyltransferase/methylenetetrahydrofolate reductase; its protein translation is MKDHLLQYIQKNILIGDGAMGTLLHGYGVPVGACGEEWNLTRPDLIREIHASYLAAGATLIETNTYGANRETLSKYGLEDQVEAINRAAVQLAREAIGDEAYIVGAVGGILGGRKTNFDREKLQYAYDEQINSLLKESLDGIMLETFCNVEEAIIAIEAIKRVSSIPVLCQLSVQDLTRTLDGYPLDEAFGRLLEAGASVVGLNCYNGPANLIRSFEKLNLPEGTLLSAYPNAGLPAYVDGKYEYESSPEYFAESAEKLVELGIRIIGGCCGTTPEHISAVAKRLKGKEPQRVQVNERALRPDRVVIPYPEISSEKTIPQLARERTTVIVELDPPRELDFEPFLDGAAALKEAGVDAITMADNSLAMTRMSNMALGAIVKEKIGVRPLVHMTCRDRNSIGQQSHLMGLHALGIDHLLAITGDPTRCGDLPGASSVYDMTSFELIRMIKQLNEGIGFSGRELKKRSTFTVATAFNPNTRHLHKAVERLEKKLEAGADYIMSQPLYDHDQFAQVAEATAHLDAPMFVGIMPLTGHRNAEFLHNEVPGIQLSDEVRSRMAKFEGDDARKQGVEIALELLETAQRYFNGIYLITPFMRYEMTVELALQAKKGVKEDHLARN